A section of the Clostridium felsineum DSM 794 genome encodes:
- a CDS encoding alpha-galactosidase, which produces MSIEFNKDKKIFHLKAKGLSYVIGVFQNGKLGNIYFGKRIKELNYDMEESLNLSAENIPLDVMKNEYPEYGTGDFRKPAYQVEAENGTAISNLEYVSHKIYKGKPELKGLPAVYVEEDSEADTLEVVLEDSILKLKVSLLYTVFRDHNVITRSVRFINNGEQNIKLLKAMSMNIDFDNADYDMLQLSGAWCRERSVLKRSLVQGSQVVESSRGVSSHQQNPFIALMSKNCDEENGEVYGFSFVYSGNFLAEVEVDQHFKARVSIGINPFTFSWLLEKNESLTLPEVVIVYSEKGLGDMSRTYHRLYRKRLCRGVYRDKERPVLVNNWEATYFDFTEEKIKNIAQEAGKLGLELFVLDDGWFKKRNADNSSLGDWIEDKRKLPSGLNSLAKSINKMGVYFGLWVEPEMISEDSDLYRQHPDYCMHVPNRKRSAGRYERNQLVLDLSREDVCVHVFRMISKVLKSAPIAYVKWDMNRSITELGSEKLPIERQREVAHRYVLGLYRVMYELTKEFPDVLFESCSSGGARFDPGMLFYMPQTWTSDCTDAIERLKIQYGTSIVYPAITMGAHVSACPNHQVGRIEDLMTRGNAAMSGNFGYELDLTKLTEEEKKEVKNQVDKYKNIRNLIQFGDFYRILSPFDKPEASWIFVNEDKTEAIFFYFNVLLKPNIVERRVRFKGLNENLSYRIKELNAVFSGEELMYRGIIIPKFKKDFESLMYRLKSEKN; this is translated from the coding sequence ATGTCAATAGAATTTAATAAAGATAAAAAAATATTTCATCTTAAAGCAAAAGGGTTAAGTTATGTAATTGGTGTGTTTCAAAATGGAAAATTAGGAAACATATATTTTGGCAAAAGGATTAAAGAACTTAACTATGATATGGAAGAGAGTTTAAATTTAAGTGCTGAAAATATTCCACTAGATGTAATGAAAAACGAATACCCAGAATATGGAACAGGGGATTTTAGAAAGCCTGCTTATCAGGTTGAAGCTGAAAATGGAACAGCTATAAGTAATTTAGAATATGTTTCACATAAAATATATAAAGGTAAGCCTGAGCTCAAGGGGCTTCCAGCTGTTTATGTCGAGGAGGATAGCGAGGCAGATACGCTAGAAGTAGTGTTAGAAGATTCTATTTTAAAATTAAAAGTAAGTCTTCTATATACAGTTTTTAGAGATCATAATGTTATAACTCGTTCGGTTAGGTTTATAAATAACGGGGAGCAAAATATAAAGCTTCTGAAGGCAATGAGTATGAACATAGATTTTGATAATGCGGATTATGATATGCTTCAGCTTTCAGGGGCATGGTGTAGAGAAAGAAGTGTATTAAAAAGATCCCTTGTCCAGGGAAGTCAAGTAGTGGAAAGTAGTAGAGGAGTAAGTAGCCATCAACAAAATCCGTTTATAGCACTTATGAGTAAAAATTGTGATGAAGAGAATGGAGAAGTATACGGCTTTAGTTTTGTCTATAGTGGTAATTTTTTAGCAGAGGTAGAGGTGGATCAGCATTTTAAAGCTAGAGTTTCTATTGGTATAAATCCATTTACTTTTTCGTGGTTGCTAGAGAAAAATGAGAGTCTTACTTTGCCTGAAGTAGTTATTGTGTATTCAGAAAAAGGTCTTGGAGATATGTCAAGAACTTATCATCGATTATATAGAAAAAGATTGTGTAGAGGAGTATATAGAGATAAAGAAAGACCAGTTTTAGTAAATAATTGGGAAGCAACTTATTTTGATTTTACCGAAGAAAAAATAAAGAACATAGCACAGGAAGCTGGAAAACTAGGATTAGAACTTTTTGTACTTGATGACGGTTGGTTTAAAAAGAGGAATGCCGATAATTCTTCTCTGGGAGATTGGATTGAGGACAAAAGAAAATTACCAAGTGGACTTAATTCATTAGCTAAAAGTATAAATAAAATGGGAGTATATTTTGGTTTATGGGTTGAACCTGAAATGATTTCTGAAGACAGCGATTTATATAGGCAGCACCCTGATTACTGCATGCATGTTCCAAACAGAAAGCGTTCAGCTGGAAGATATGAAAGAAATCAACTGGTACTTGATTTATCAAGAGAAGACGTGTGTGTACATGTATTTAGGATGATTTCCAAGGTGCTTAAAAGTGCACCAATTGCATATGTGAAATGGGATATGAATAGGTCTATAACTGAACTTGGATCTGAAAAGCTTCCAATAGAGAGACAAAGAGAAGTTGCACACAGATATGTACTTGGACTTTATAGAGTTATGTATGAGCTCACAAAGGAATTTCCAGATGTATTGTTTGAAAGTTGCTCATCAGGTGGAGCAAGGTTTGATCCTGGTATGCTCTTTTATATGCCACAAACATGGACAAGCGATTGTACAGATGCTATTGAAAGATTGAAAATTCAGTATGGAACTAGTATAGTATATCCAGCAATTACAATGGGAGCTCATGTATCTGCTTGTCCTAATCATCAGGTTGGAAGAATAGAAGATTTGATGACAAGAGGAAATGCGGCTATGTCTGGAAATTTTGGATATGAGCTTGATCTTACTAAACTTACGGAAGAAGAAAAGAAGGAAGTTAAAAATCAAGTGGATAAGTACAAGAACATAAGAAACCTAATTCAGTTTGGGGATTTTTACAGAATTTTAAGTCCATTCGATAAACCCGAAGCTTCATGGATATTTGTTAATGAGGATAAAACTGAGGCTATATTCTTTTATTTTAATGTTCTTTTAAAACCTAATATAGTTGAAAGAAGAGTTAGATTTAAGGGACTTAACGAAAATTTAAGCTATAGAATAAAAGAACTTAATGCAGTTTTTAGTGGAGAGGAACTCATGTATCGAGGAATTATTATTCCAAAGTTTAAAAAGGATTTTGAAAGTTTAATGTATAGACTAAAATCAGAAAAAAATTAA
- a CDS encoding CsxC family protein has product MENNQGTSCPSTFCSASVLKAHTLEQAENWPIQPGQYKVPVVLSEFVIQVDVEAKVKLNELAYEIKRIEKQVFLTECRYVGGTDKVFIEGYIRKNIEYASKHCTTKSGIGGVINDTTVHIPFRCVTRVEFNGARPRVFPNPQADVARYFDQKRMGKNIREADRASYEIFNEPVYCELEWSEIYDADIDDRGCSIDHFLNEEEFQEFTDKSVVYIAIKLLQKQQVGHKHHDFPGERIEEGFQKEESQKCETKEIPAYKGRKPWNGVIDKYKYRK; this is encoded by the coding sequence ATGGAAAATAATCAAGGAACTTCATGCCCAAGTACGTTTTGCAGTGCATCAGTCTTAAAAGCTCATACACTTGAGCAAGCAGAGAACTGGCCTATACAGCCAGGACAATATAAAGTACCTGTAGTTCTTTCTGAATTCGTTATTCAGGTAGATGTAGAAGCTAAAGTTAAATTAAATGAACTTGCATATGAGATAAAAAGAATAGAAAAACAAGTGTTCCTTACTGAATGTAGATATGTTGGAGGAACTGATAAAGTATTCATTGAAGGGTATATAAGAAAAAATATAGAGTATGCTTCAAAACACTGTACTACAAAATCAGGTATAGGCGGTGTTATCAATGATACTACAGTTCATATTCCATTTAGATGTGTTACAAGAGTGGAATTTAATGGAGCTCGCCCTAGAGTGTTTCCTAATCCACAGGCAGACGTAGCTAGATATTTTGATCAAAAGAGAATGGGAAAAAATATAAGGGAAGCTGATAGAGCAAGCTATGAAATATTTAATGAGCCAGTATATTGTGAACTTGAATGGTCTGAAATATATGACGCAGATATTGATGATAGAGGATGTTCAATAGATCATTTCTTAAATGAAGAAGAATTCCAAGAATTTACTGATAAATCAGTTGTGTATATTGCAATAAAATTGCTTCAAAAACAACAAGTAGGTCATAAACATCATGATTTTCCTGGTGAAAGAATAGAAGAAGGGTTCCAAAAGGAAGAATCTCAAAAGTGTGAAACTAAAGAAATACCTGCATACAAAGGAAGAAAACCATGGAATGGAGTAATTGACAAATACAAATATAGGAAATAA
- a CDS encoding DEAD/DEAH box helicase, producing the protein MDKDELLQIFNESISGKNEAKGKRVFENDLVSSVDIENEENIIYIKGNVISESLFSQYNTEIQMDADSTQILSTYCSCSDYENNETKWNYCCKHLIATFYSSVDELSKNDLLNKANKRKLNKLLGIKDTLDILLGNDDSKEELKIEVYINKDKWDNRIYFELKIGLKSMNSNNLYVLKDINTFLLGIYQNIPVPYGKKLTLDMKKQKLSVKDKKLVDFIQMIINIDKPFSYNRKVKKSFIDGKYVYVPDYLVREFFQVIKEHRVYLNEGFELNCDIEIIEDKPPIEISLKDSSKGDYILSVMSGMPISLSSKNNVFLYGLGVYIPDYEYCEKIGPYFEVFNSSEKVSLSGEKEEIILRKLVPNLKSLSNNVSLSEEINNKIVIAKCEFKFYFDNEDGNTILTVKVKYGAFEFNIFENFHEKVIYRDEKREVEVIETLRALRFERIKDKFLLGFGDDYAFTFFKTEIGRLQRIGEVFYSENFKGIKHISGKGLSGHIKTGKYNYFEMKFKIEDLPPGETVAILRAFRENLKYFKLKDGEFIDLEELQLKNFLKLIDSVSPKKLKENIIELPKSKSIYVDEYLEENGIRYIKGQDELKKIRDKFKKEKSLVFEKPDNLNGTLREYQRQGYNWLKTLDYFGFGGILGDEMGLGKTFQVIAFLLSNTNKKTLIIVPTSLVYNWIQEFEKFAPSMKVAAAIGARKERELIIKNIDKCEVIITTYNLLKRDLASYVKLKFDYCILDEAQNIKNPHSQNAISVKKINSGNRFALSGTPMENSVMELWSIFDFIMPGYLYDENRFSVRYYKKLKEEPAVIEDLNRLIRPFILRRKKKEVALELPDKIEKIVTVDMESKQKKVYSTYAKYAVSLIEKRVEYDEFKKSKIEILSYITRLRQICLDPSVVMEDYTGNSAKIEALIEVLNHSIDEGHKILVFSQFTSVLKNIAERFKTEGIKYSYLDGAVSSKNRINIVKEFNEGSNSVFLISLKAGGTGLNLTSADVVVHFDPWWNPAVEEQASDRAHRIGQQNVVEVIKLVARGTIEEKIIKLQKEKKKLVDSLLSEELSTSEIFSGLSEEEILHLFK; encoded by the coding sequence ATGGATAAAGATGAATTGCTTCAGATATTTAACGAAAGTATTTCTGGAAAAAATGAGGCTAAAGGTAAGAGGGTATTTGAAAATGATTTGGTTTCTTCTGTAGATATTGAAAATGAAGAAAATATTATATATATAAAAGGTAATGTTATATCGGAGAGTCTTTTTAGTCAATATAATACGGAAATACAAATGGATGCAGATAGTACACAGATATTAAGTACTTATTGTAGTTGTTCTGACTATGAAAATAACGAAACTAAATGGAATTATTGCTGCAAGCATTTGATAGCGACATTTTACAGTTCTGTAGATGAGTTATCTAAAAATGATTTGTTAAATAAGGCTAATAAACGTAAACTTAATAAGCTTTTAGGTATTAAAGATACTTTAGATATTTTACTTGGTAATGATGATTCAAAAGAAGAGTTAAAGATAGAAGTATACATAAATAAGGATAAATGGGACAATAGAATTTATTTTGAGCTTAAGATAGGTCTTAAATCTATGAATTCAAATAATTTATATGTACTAAAGGATATAAATACTTTCTTATTAGGCATATATCAAAACATTCCCGTACCATATGGTAAAAAACTTACACTGGATATGAAAAAGCAAAAATTGAGTGTTAAAGATAAGAAACTTGTGGATTTTATACAGATGATAATTAATATAGATAAGCCATTTTCATATAACAGAAAGGTCAAAAAATCTTTTATTGATGGTAAGTATGTATATGTGCCAGATTATCTTGTAAGAGAGTTTTTTCAGGTTATTAAGGAACATAGAGTATACCTAAATGAAGGCTTTGAGCTTAATTGTGATATAGAGATAATAGAAGATAAGCCACCTATAGAAATTAGTCTTAAGGATAGTTCTAAGGGTGATTATATTTTAAGTGTTATGTCTGGCATGCCAATATCCTTAAGTTCAAAAAATAATGTGTTTTTATACGGGTTAGGAGTTTATATTCCTGATTATGAATACTGTGAGAAGATAGGTCCATACTTTGAGGTATTTAATAGTTCTGAGAAGGTTAGTTTATCAGGGGAAAAAGAAGAGATTATTTTAAGAAAACTAGTTCCTAATTTAAAGAGCTTATCTAATAATGTATCTTTATCAGAGGAGATAAATAACAAAATTGTTATAGCTAAATGTGAGTTTAAATTTTATTTTGATAATGAGGATGGGAATACTATACTTACAGTTAAGGTTAAATATGGTGCTTTTGAATTTAACATATTTGAAAACTTCCATGAAAAGGTTATTTATAGAGATGAAAAGAGGGAAGTAGAAGTTATAGAAACATTGAGGGCACTTAGGTTTGAAAGAATTAAGGATAAATTTCTTCTTGGTTTCGGAGATGATTATGCCTTTACGTTTTTTAAAACAGAAATAGGTAGGCTTCAGAGGATTGGTGAGGTTTTCTATTCTGAAAATTTCAAAGGGATAAAACATATTAGTGGTAAAGGTCTAAGTGGACACATAAAAACAGGTAAGTATAATTATTTTGAAATGAAGTTTAAAATAGAAGATTTACCGCCAGGAGAAACAGTAGCAATACTTAGAGCCTTTCGAGAAAATCTTAAATATTTCAAACTTAAAGATGGAGAATTCATTGATTTAGAAGAGCTTCAACTTAAAAATTTCTTGAAGCTTATAGATTCCGTTTCACCTAAAAAACTCAAAGAGAATATTATTGAATTACCAAAAAGTAAGAGTATTTATGTAGATGAATATTTAGAGGAGAACGGAATCAGATATATTAAAGGACAAGATGAACTAAAAAAGATAAGAGATAAATTTAAAAAAGAAAAAAGTTTGGTTTTTGAAAAACCTGATAATTTAAATGGAACTTTAAGGGAATATCAAAGGCAAGGATATAACTGGCTTAAAACTTTAGATTACTTTGGTTTTGGGGGTATACTGGGAGATGAAATGGGACTTGGAAAAACCTTTCAGGTAATTGCCTTTTTACTATCAAATACAAACAAGAAAACTTTAATAATAGTTCCAACCTCTCTTGTATATAATTGGATACAAGAATTTGAAAAGTTTGCACCAAGTATGAAGGTGGCTGCAGCTATTGGAGCAAGGAAAGAAAGAGAATTAATAATAAAGAATATAGATAAGTGTGAAGTCATAATAACAACTTATAACTTATTAAAGAGAGATTTAGCTTCATATGTAAAGCTTAAATTTGATTATTGTATACTAGATGAGGCTCAAAACATAAAAAATCCTCATTCTCAAAATGCCATAAGCGTAAAGAAGATAAATTCAGGAAATAGATTTGCACTTTCAGGAACACCTATGGAGAACTCTGTTATGGAGCTTTGGTCTATATTTGATTTTATAATGCCAGGATACCTTTATGATGAGAATAGGTTTAGTGTAAGGTATTACAAGAAACTTAAGGAAGAGCCAGCGGTGATAGAAGATCTTAATAGGCTTATTAGGCCATTTATTTTAAGAAGAAAGAAAAAGGAAGTAGCACTTGAGCTTCCAGATAAAATAGAAAAAATAGTTACAGTGGACATGGAAAGTAAACAAAAAAAGGTTTATAGCACTTATGCAAAATATGCAGTGAGCCTAATTGAAAAAAGGGTTGAATATGATGAATTTAAGAAAAGTAAAATTGAAATACTTTCATATATAACGCGACTTAGACAAATTTGTCTTGATCCATCCGTTGTAATGGAGGATTATACTGGAAACAGTGCTAAAATAGAAGCTCTTATAGAGGTTTTAAATCACAGCATAGATGAAGGACATAAAATATTAGTGTTTTCACAATTTACCTCTGTACTGAAAAATATAGCCGAAAGATTTAAGACAGAAGGAATAAAATATAGCTATTTAGATGGAGCAGTAAGTTCTAAAAATAGAATAAATATAGTAAAGGAATTTAATGAAGGAAGTAATTCTGTATTTTTAATAAGCTTAAAGGCAGGAGGTACCGGTCTTAACTTAACCTCAGCGGATGTAGTAGTTCATTTTGATCCATGGTGGAATCCGGCAGTAGAGGAGCAGGCTTCAGATAGAGCACATAGAATTGGACAGCAAAATGTAGTTGAGGTTATAAAGCTTGTAGCAAGGGGAACCATTGAAGAAAAGATCATAAAACTGCAAAAAGAAAAAAAGAAGCTTGTAGATAGTCTTCTTTCAGAGGAACTTTCTACAAGTGAGATTTTTTCTGGATTAAGTGAAGAGGAAATACTTCATTTATTTAAATAA
- a CDS encoding Ger(x)C family spore germination protein: MKKIISLFLILCIVPLSGCARIKTQLNELSLVLCSGIDLSEDGRYLYTVQVLNTQGSPKSNGGNKTQSTSINIFTSEGYTITEAFNNASIISGKPLFFSHSRMVVVGERLAKHGLSDMMDKLFRHYNIRPDGLLFVTKGTAKDIVSTYTPDQGIPAEKLRSMSMQQRDTGYSISYSRLDFIEQITNKSHAASIGLINLRPDQKFSNRFDLYGAGVFKKNKLVGYLDASETRGLQWVNGKIINGSVRVSLPNGKMVVFDILNSESNIKPIINGNDLTMEINIKEESLISETNDNINLMKHYKQMNKLAAFESDAIKREVSSTLAASQNSLKTDIFGLGDEIYAKKPKYWKTIENNWDKIYPHVKVKINVKCIVRRPGIVSKPILE; this comes from the coding sequence ATGAAAAAGATAATTTCTCTTTTTTTAATATTATGCATTGTACCATTATCAGGATGTGCTAGAATAAAGACTCAATTAAATGAATTATCCTTAGTGCTTTGCAGTGGTATAGATTTAAGTGAAGATGGCAGATATTTATATACAGTTCAAGTATTAAATACTCAGGGCTCCCCAAAATCCAATGGCGGCAACAAGACCCAAAGCACCAGCATAAATATATTCACTAGTGAGGGTTATACTATAACAGAAGCCTTTAATAATGCTTCTATCATTTCCGGAAAACCTTTGTTCTTTTCCCATAGTAGAATGGTGGTAGTTGGTGAAAGATTAGCAAAACATGGACTAAGTGACATGATGGATAAACTTTTTAGACACTATAATATACGACCTGATGGTCTACTATTTGTAACAAAAGGCACTGCTAAAGATATTGTATCTACCTATACTCCTGATCAAGGTATACCTGCTGAAAAATTGAGAAGTATGTCTATGCAGCAGCGTGATACTGGCTATTCAATTTCATATTCAAGACTAGATTTCATAGAACAAATAACGAATAAATCTCATGCTGCCTCAATTGGACTTATAAATCTCAGACCTGACCAAAAGTTCTCCAACAGATTTGATTTGTATGGAGCTGGAGTTTTTAAAAAGAATAAGTTAGTCGGATATTTAGATGCCTCTGAAACAAGAGGCCTACAGTGGGTCAATGGAAAGATTATAAACGGTTCTGTTCGAGTGTCTCTTCCAAACGGAAAAATGGTTGTATTTGATATACTAAACTCAGAATCAAATATTAAGCCTATTATTAACGGTAATGATTTAACCATGGAAATAAATATAAAAGAAGAAAGCTTAATATCTGAAACTAATGATAATATTAATTTAATGAAACACTATAAGCAAATGAATAAACTAGCTGCATTTGAAAGTGACGCTATAAAAAGAGAGGTCAGCTCTACTTTAGCCGCCTCACAAAATAGCTTGAAAACTGATATATTTGGTTTAGGTGATGAAATATACGCAAAAAAGCCTAAATATTGGAAAACTATCGAAAATAATTGGGATAAAATATATCCTCATGTGAAAGTTAAAATTAATGTTAAATGTATTGTAAGAAGACCCGGTATTGTCTCTAAACCTATACTTGAATAG